GCCAGTAAGATAGGGAAGCCATTATTTGATGATATTAATACCACTTGCAAAGCTAAGCTTTCTTTTGCTAGAATTATGGTGGAAGCTGATGTTGCTGCTACTTTGCCTGATCATATTGTCTTGAACACTCCTTTCCATGGTCAGACCAGTCAGAGGGTTATCTATGAGTGGTTACCTTTCCATTGCTCTGGATGTGGGAAGCTTGGGCATAAATTAGGTAGTTGCAAGTGGCATCAGGCTAAACCTAGTCCTGAGAATGCTCAAAAGGAGAACAAGTCTGTTCCTGTCCCTGCTCCTACCTCTGACCCACAACCTGAGGGTGAGCTTGGCTCAGGAAGTCATgagctaggtggtacctcagcTGATCCAGTGGTGGTGGCATCTGCTAGTGTTGTTGAGGAGAGCTCAGAATGCATTGAGCTAGGCTCTTCCCCCACATTGGCTGCTGTCTCCTCTCCTAAATCAGCTGTAAAGCACTCAGAATGCCATGGACTAGGCCAAAGCTCCCCTCAAACTGTGTGTAGTCCTAAGGTAGCTAGCAGGAGGTCTCAAATTGCCAAGAAGAGAGACTGTCAAACTGAACAGCAGAATACTGATGGAGGCTCTATATGTGTGGATACTTCAAATCAATTTGATAGTTTGGGACATGACAATGACCAGGCTACTGTTCTTATAGTGGAGCCTGTCCCCCCTGATAAAGAATCTCATGAAGATCTGCTCCTGGAACATTAGAGGTTGTAATGACCCTCTTAAGCAACAAGAAATCAGTATGCCAATAAATTGGATGTGATGGGTATTCTGGAAACTAGAATAAAGGAGAAGAAAGCTagaaaaatcaataaaaagagTTTTAATAACTATAGTGTGGTTTACAACTATGATAGTCACTACAATGGTAGGATCTGGTTCTTGTGGAATCCTATCACTGTTACTGTGACTCCTCTGATCTCTAATGCTCAGTTTATTCACTGTGCCCTAACTCATCATGCTACTTCCCACAAGTTTTTCATTACTATGGTTTATGGTAGTAATGACTCTAAGGAAAGGTTGGATCTATGGCAGGCTCTCTCTTCTATAAAGCACACTGTGACTGATTGGATTGTTCTTGGTGATTTCAATGTAGTCAGAGATGTTTTGGAAAGAGTCAGTCTTACTCCTCCTAACCTCACTGATATTTTGGATTTTAATGCTTGTCTTTTGAATTGTCACTTGGAGGATGTTGGGAGCTCTGGTTGTGAATATACCTGGTCTAACAAGCAGGATGACAGCACTAGGGTTTGGTCCAAGCTGGATAGGGCCCTTGCTAATCCTTCTTGGCTTTCTCATTTCCCTGCTACTCATGCTGCTATTCTGCCTCCTGGTGTTTCTGACCATTCTCCTATTCTGGTTACTATCTTTGATGATCCTCCTACTCATTCTAGATTCAGTTTTCTCAATTGCTGGATTAGCCACCCCTCCTATAAGGATCTCATTACTAAGGCTTGGAAGCACCCTGCTGCTGGTACTGCTATGTATCAATTTTTTGATAAACTAAAGCATGTCAAGGTCAGTTTGAGGGGCTTGCATAAGCTTAGTTTTAGTGACATTTCTTCTAGGGTTGTTGAGGCCAAGACTGCTCTTCTGACCTGTCAGCAGGCCCTGCAAAGTTGTCCCCTATCTCAGGATCTCATTCTTAAAGAAAGAGGTCTTCTAATTGAGTATAACTCTTTGAAGACTGCTGAAATTAGCATTGCTCATCAGAAAGCCAAAGTGGACAACATTCTTCATGGTGACTGTTCCACTAAATATTTCTTCTCTCGGATCAAAGAGAGGAAGCAGCAGCAGATTATTGGGAGGATTGTTGATAGACATGGGTGTGAGAGAACTGGGCTCACTGATGTTGCTGAGGGCTTTGTTGATTATTATACTCACCTGTTCGGGACTTCTGTGACTGTTTCTCCACTGGACACTGATTTTATCCAACAAGGACCTTGTATCATTGCTGAGGACCATGGCCATCTCACTAGGCCTGTTACTGCTGAGGAAATTAAGCTTGCTCTCTTCAGTATTGGCTCTAGTAAAAGCCCTAGACCAGATGGGTTTTCATCTGCTTTTTTTAAAGATTCCTGGGATCTTACTGGCCCAGACTTATGCAAAGCTGTGCAGGAGTATTTTCAGAGTGGGAAGATGAGTAAACAAGCTAACTCTACTCTTATCACTCTTATTCCTAAGAAAAAAGTTAGTTCTAGTGTTCTGGATTACAGGCCTATTTCCTGTTGCTCCACTATCTACAAAATTATTAGTAAGATCCTTGTCAGCAGGCTTCAGGGGGTTCTCCCTTCATTGGTGGGTCCTGAGCAGGCTGCTTTTGTGCAAAATAGAGATATTTTTGAAAATATCATGCTCTCTCAATCTCTGGTCAGGAATTACTCTAGGAAGTATATTACTCCTAGATGTTTGATTAAGATTGTTGATATTCAGAAAGCTTTTGACTCCCTTCAATGGCAATTTGTGGACAATATGCTAGCTGCCCTTAAATTCCCTGCTCTTTTCAGAAAGTGGATTATGGGATGCATCTCTGGATCCTGGTTCTCTATCAAGGTTAATGGAGGAGTCCATGGATTCTTCAAAGGCCAGAGTGGCTTGAGACAGGGAGATCCCTTATCCCCCTACCTCTTTGTTCTGAGCATGGAAATGTTGTCCAGATACTTGAGGAAGCTTGATACTCAACCTATGGTATCCTTACACCCTAAATGTGCCAAGCTTAAGCTCACCCACCTtgtgtttgctgatgatcttatGCTCTTTACTAGGGGGGATGTTTCTTCAGTCAAGGGTGCTGTTGACATCCTGAACAGGTTCACTTCCTGGTCTGGTTTGAGAGCTAATATTCAGAAGACTGAGGTGTATTTTGGTGGTGTTTCGCCACTGTCAAATCTCGGATCTTACAGAGTACTTGGGTTTATCAAGGAGCTTTTCCCTTTCGATATTTAGGAGTGCCTCTCAACTCTGCTAAGAATAGCACTGAAGTTTATGGTACTCTGCTCACCAAGCTTCAGAATGCTTTACTCCATTGGTCCAATAACTTTTTGTCCTATGCTGGCAGAATTCAAATACTGAATTCTGTTATTTTTGGCATTGCTAATTTTTGGTGCTCTAGTGCCTTACTTCCTAAGAGCATTATGAAGAGAATTAACAAGATTTGCAAAGACTATTTCTGGAACATTGGGGATGGAAGTACCAGGATGGTCTTTAAGTCTTGGCAACATATTTGTAGACCCTCTCAGGAAGGGGGGTTTAATATTAAGGAGTTACTTTCCTGGAATAGGGCTTTACTAGCTAAATGGATTTGGTTGCTGTCTGGTAATGATGGAGGGATCTGGGCTGCTTGGAATCGAGCTTATGTCTTCCCTACTGGTTCCATCTGGCAAATGACTCTGAAAGATAGACTCTCTGAAAGTATGTGCAACATAATTAAGGTTAAGGATGAAATCCTTGCCAAAGTGGGCACTCCTGAGGATGGGCTTTCCCTGGTTCATAGCTGGGTCAGGAAAGGGAAATTCCAGGTGCATCTGGCTTATGACTGGTTCAGAACTAAAGGAAATACTAGCTGTTGGACTAAGGCTCTTCAGGGGAGATCTATAATTCCTAAGCACTGGGTTAATGCTAGTCTTGCTGCCACTAGAAGCCTTCCTACTGTGGACCTTCTCAGCACCAGGGGAATTTCCATTGTTAACAGGTGTGTGTTATGTAAGGCTCAAGCCAAAACTCATAGGCATCTTTTCTTCAGATGCTCTTATTCTCAGGAGGTGTGGACTGGTTTACTTAGTTGGATGCACATTGCTGGGAGAAGTAATGATCTGAGCACTGAACTTCATTGGATTGGTAATTCTAAAGGG
The Silene latifolia isolate original U9 population chromosome 11, ASM4854445v1, whole genome shotgun sequence genome window above contains:
- the LOC141613260 gene encoding uncharacterized protein LOC141613260; its protein translation is MKRINKICKDYFWNIGDGSTRMVFKSWQHICRPSQEGGFNIKELLSWNRALLAKWIWLLSGNDGGIWAAWNRAYVFPTGSIWQMTLKDRLSESMCNIIKVKDEILAKVGTPEDGLSLVHSWVRKGKFQVHLAYDWFRTKGNTSCWTKALQGRSIIPKHWVNASLAATRSLPTVDLLSTRGISIVNRCVLCKAQAKTHRHLFFRCSYSQEVWTGLLSWMHIAGRSNDLSTELHWIGNSKGRRHWKHEWRKGCIAAVVYYIWQERNKRIFLGKDTTAELIIGQIKFVIRSKLTNCMNASSPLLEARLHA